A window of Natrinema versiforme contains these coding sequences:
- a CDS encoding J domain-containing protein — MTEDFYDLLEIPPDASQDEIKDAYRDQVRVYHPDLNDDDRAQAQFTAVKTAYDILGDPVERQAYDRLGHEDYVAKRTSGLPSPDVWKSDDGDEDDSSGTELSYSESETASAEASTASSAGAAASSSSTGGRSSSTAGSSGATSTAGTASASASTASGASSTASTGTGSGTGTGSAGSNGSGTSNRTGGSGGGSARGTARSGGTATGSGSGTADTAGNHLTRWWRRQNFSLPLIWLSVLVYAAGLGHFGLENQDGLGSLWTDLRSTGADPAGLWTLLSESRHGLETTLAFVQGVEFVAPPLEATLWYGALAGVVALALVSLLVVRAVTRENTWGRLTINETIVVALALGATTTLVGGPLLAGAVLMPLLFGVIVRRTRRGPGWKPSYGYVLPVLAPLAGFGVAAAGAASLPIDLAAFVILPLAGALGLPLRATIRKHFDR, encoded by the coding sequence ATGACAGAGGATTTTTACGACCTTCTCGAGATCCCGCCCGACGCCTCCCAAGACGAGATCAAGGACGCCTATCGCGATCAGGTCCGCGTCTACCACCCCGATCTGAACGACGACGACCGCGCGCAGGCCCAGTTCACCGCGGTCAAAACGGCCTACGACATCCTCGGTGACCCGGTCGAACGGCAGGCCTACGACCGACTCGGCCACGAGGATTACGTCGCGAAGCGAACCAGCGGCCTCCCCTCCCCCGACGTCTGGAAGAGCGACGACGGAGACGAGGATGACTCGAGCGGCACGGAACTGAGCTATTCGGAATCGGAGACGGCGTCCGCCGAAGCGTCGACCGCGTCGTCGGCTGGCGCCGCAGCGTCCAGTTCGTCGACCGGCGGTCGGTCGTCGTCGACCGCCGGCTCGAGCGGGGCGACGTCGACGGCCGGAACGGCGTCGGCCTCGGCTAGCACCGCCAGCGGTGCCTCGAGTACAGCAAGTACCGGAACTGGATCCGGAACGGGGACGGGGTCCGCCGGCAGTAACGGGTCGGGAACCAGTAACCGAACCGGTGGGTCGGGCGGCGGGTCCGCTCGCGGAACCGCCCGATCCGGCGGGACCGCGACCGGTTCCGGGTCCGGAACCGCTGATACCGCCGGTAACCACCTCACCCGCTGGTGGCGGCGACAGAACTTCTCGTTGCCGCTGATCTGGCTCTCCGTCCTCGTCTACGCCGCCGGCCTCGGCCACTTCGGCCTCGAGAATCAGGACGGTCTCGGCTCGCTCTGGACCGACCTCCGGTCGACCGGTGCCGACCCGGCCGGGCTCTGGACGCTGCTCTCGGAGAGCCGCCACGGGCTCGAGACGACGCTCGCGTTCGTTCAGGGCGTCGAATTCGTCGCGCCGCCGCTCGAGGCGACGCTGTGGTACGGCGCGCTGGCGGGTGTCGTCGCGCTCGCGCTGGTGAGCCTGCTCGTCGTTCGTGCGGTCACCAGAGAGAACACGTGGGGGCGGCTGACGATCAACGAGACGATCGTCGTCGCGCTCGCGCTGGGGGCGACGACGACGTTGGTCGGCGGTCCCCTGCTCGCGGGTGCGGTGCTCATGCCGTTGCTGTTCGGCGTGATCGTCCGCCGGACCAGACGCGGCCCGGGCTGGAAGCCGTCCTACGGCTACGTCCTCCCGGTCCTCGCGCCGCTCGCCGGATTCGGCGTCGCCGCGGCCGGCGCCGCGTCGCTCCCGATCGATCTCGCCGCGTTCGTGATCCTCCCGCTCGCGGGCGCGCTGGGACTGCCGCTGCGGGCGACCATCAGAAAGCACTTCGACCGGTAA